In Musa acuminata AAA Group cultivar baxijiao chromosome BXJ2-3, Cavendish_Baxijiao_AAA, whole genome shotgun sequence, the following proteins share a genomic window:
- the LOC135607336 gene encoding probable plastid-lipid-associated protein 2, chloroplastic — protein MAGAASWNTFTLNAPPAAPVAAGPHHVRRSSLAVTALRLRSPISRSSGRFLSSPAPIRTRAVVDDDEWGKEGGGEPESGVAVVEPPVEELSEAGELKRKLMDLLSGTDRGLKASSETRAEIVELITQLEAKNPTPAPTDALPLLNGKWILAYTSFSQLFPLLGSGRLPQLVKVDEICQTIDSESFTVQNSVKFAGPLATTSVTTNAKFEVRSPKRVQIKFEEGIIGTPQLTDDIVVPDKVEFLGQNVDLSPFKGVISSIQNAASSVVRTISGQPPLKIPINNTNAQSWLLTTYLDEELRISRSDGGSVFVLIKEGSPLLN, from the exons ATGGCGGGCGCCGCGTCTTGGAATACCTTCACCCTAAATGCTCCTCCGGCTGCGCCGGTCGCGGCCGGGCCTCATCACGTCCGCCGCTCTTCCCTTGCCGTCACCGCCCTCCGCCTGAGATCCCCAATTTCCAGGAGCAGCGGGAGGTTTTTGTCCTCCCCCGCGCCAATCCGCACCCGGGCGGTGGTCGACGACGACGAGTGGGGCAAGGAGGGAGGCGGGGAGCCGGAGAGCGGAGTCGCAGTGGTGGAACCCCCGGTGGAGGAGCTGAGCGAGGCCGGGGAGCTGAAGAGGAAGCTGATGGATCTGCTGTCCGGGACGGACCGTGGGCTGAAGGCGTCGAGCGAGACGAGGGCGGAGATCGTGGAGCTCATCACCCAGCTCGAGGCCAAGAACCCCACGCCCGCTCCCACCGACGCCCTCCCCCTCCTAAACGGCAAATGGATCCTCGC GTATACCTCGTTCTCGCAATTGTTCCCACTTTTGGGGTCGGGGCGGCTGCCGCAGCTGGTGAAGGTGGATGAGATATGTCAGACTATTGATTCGGAGAGCTTTACGGTGCAGAACTCGGTGAAATTTGCGGGTCCTCTCGCCACCACTTCTGTCACCACGAATGCCAAGTTTGAAGTCCGAAGTCCCAAGAGAGTACAG ATCAAGTTCGAGGAAGGCATAATTGGAACCCCACAGCTGACAGATGACATCGTTGTTCCCGACAAGGTCGAGTTCCTGGGGCAGAACGTTGACCTCTCTCCATTCAAGGGGGTCATAAGCTCCATCCAGAATGCAGCATCATCTGTGGTTAGAACCATCTCTGGACAACCTCCACTTAAGATACCAATAAACAACACCAATGCACAATCCTGGTTGCTGACCACTTACCTCGATGAGGAGCTAAGAATCTCACGAAGTGATGGCGGCAGCGTCTTTGTGCTCATCAAGGAAGGCAGCCCTCTCTTGAATTGA
- the LOC135606670 gene encoding triacylglycerol lipase 2-like, with product MALAAFCHSELQEMVRSAVLLSPTAYLNLIGPAFVRIGVELFCARVIRRGTLAKFDYDDCDKNTKHYGQEVPPAYVISSFPHDLPLLLGYGGEDGLSDGGDGLRLMDGLRFHDQHKLTVLYRLDYGHDDFIMAVNAKQLVYDRVIGFSKLH from the exons ATGGCTCTCGCAGCCTTCTGCCATTCTGAGCTGCAAGAGATGGTGAGATCAGCTGTCTTGCTCTCCCCCACCGCTTACTTGAACCTGATCGGACCCGCTTTTGTGAGGATTGGAGTGGAACTTTTTTGTGCCAGAG TGATCCGACGAGGCACCCTAGCCAAGTTCGATTACGACGACTGCGACAAGAACACGAAGCATTACGGGCAAGAGGTTCCTCCGGCTTACGTCATCTCGTCCTTCCCCCATGACCTTCCTCTACTGCTGGGTTACGGGGGGGAAGACGGCCTCTCCGATGGTGGCGATGGCTTGCGCTTGATGGATGGCCTCAGGTTTCACGACCAGCACAAGTTGACCGTTCTGTATCGGCTCGACTATGGCCATGACGACTTCATCATGGCCGTCAATGCCAAGCAGTTAGTATATGACCGGGTGATTGGCTTCTCGAAGCTCCACTGA